CTTTCTTGGATTTGTATGTAAAGAGATATGAAGATGATGTTCCAGATCTGATGGGTGTTTATATGGGAAAGGGAACTTCTCATGCCAGGATCTGAGTAAAGGAGATGAAATCAGCCGAATTAATGGCTTTTGCATTGAAATCGTTTGTAAGTTTGTTTTTCATGTGATGTTATTAACCATCAAATTTAGTTTAGCTATTTTGAAATGTTTTGGAAGTGGAAAAATGATGCATTAACCGGCGTCGTGTGGTAGGAAATACGACCTTTTTAATATCATCTGCCGTAACCGGAGGTTGGGAAGGTGAAGGAGAGCGTTGAGATTGAGCTGGAGGCGCCATTGTTGTCTTTTAGGGCGAGAACCGGTGATTAATTTGTGAGGGTAAATTAAACATGCACTCTTCCatctttaaaaaaatgtaattatttatttattaaattttgtattgttATTAATTGCTTACTGAAATTTTTTTAACGTCAATCATACATAATccgttatattattatttaatattaccAACGAAAAATATCTACATGATTAATGAAATTCGAAATGAGCAACGAAAAATGCTTACGTAACTACAGAATTGAACATACActtattgaactttaaaaatataattatttattcactgaactttatgataaatttaatacatacttattgaattttaaaaatataattatttatttactagACTTTTGAAgcaaatcaaatgaaaaaactaaaattaataataaataaataaataaccagCTCAAATTGTTCAATTctataaacaaatcaaaagcATAAACTCAGCCAAAAAATTACCATAAAAATGTCTACTCGTGTGCCTCAATTGTGGAAGTAATACAAATGCAAAAATTCAACTAagacaacaaataaaaataaattgctCAGATGCATTAATTCTTAAAGCAAACCAACAATAAAAACTCAAACTAATCAATCAGCATTCTTTAACTAATcattaaatgaaaaaactacatattttttttacttttatttagaatAATGAAATTCACAAATATGTATTCAATAATGAGatcaaaaaccaaaattttattacaaaattgtaTTTATTCTATGCCAAAAATCAACAAtctttaatccacaaaatatgTATTGAAATCAATTTCTAGCTCTTGATCTCATTATTGAATATATTCTTATAGATTTCATTTGTCGTGTCATAAGCAAAGGGCCATTAAAAAacctaaaaactcaaaatatttttttggactaaaaggcataaatttctCATATACAGAGGGTCCAACACAAATGCACAAACAGGATAACTtaaacatccaaaaatttatccgaaaagataatcaattacccatcaagaattataattttgaaatattgagataaatgttatccataaaatatatatgccATCTATAATAATTTGAGTCTTAGTTAGactataattaatcaaaaaaaacattatatgtaAAAGATATATGTCATTTATAACAAATCTACTTTCAATCAGATCATGATTAATCAATATAAGCGttatttacaataattataattctattatattttatatttatttataaataagtaaacaTTCATTCACAAAAAAGTATAATGTCTCTATACTAGTTTTAATATAGCTTATTTCATTATACTTAGtatctaatttaagtatcagagtgtttACGGGAGAACCTTCATGTGtcatttgattgtttttttatttttgcacaTTCAAACAGTTTGACGACAGcgttttcaataaaataaattaattattgtattaaatcaACATCATTGTTTTTAATGGAGGTAGAAAAATATGCAATTCTTCATTTATTGATTAGTTAAAGGACGTTGAGTGATTagtttaagtttttattattagtttgcTTAAAGAATTAATGCATCTAAACAACATGCCTTTACCTGTTATATTGGTTAAGTTTTTGCATCTACATTACTTGTAGAATTAAGGCACTTGAGCAAACATTTTTATCTGTTTTTTAGTTGGAATTTTCCCACATTGTTTGTTTACAAAGTTTAGTAAGtaagtaattatatttttaaaattcaataaatatatattaaattatttattcatgtGGACATTTTTCCTTAGTCACTTCAAATTTTATTAGTCATGtaagtatttttcatttgtaataTCAGACACTGATGTAATGAGTAATAGATTGttaatattgaataaaatttaataaataaataataataataataaaaatttcagtGCATAACTAGATATATTCTTAAAGTACAGTGACTATCTTGATTTTACTCGATTTGTGAAGGTGTAATGGAGAAATTGATATTGAGGCAGCATCGATTTGAAGTTAACAGTAGATTGAAGTTAAGAGGGATGATATTGTCACCCATAGTTTGACAGAGAGTTTTCCACCATTGGGAAATCGAGGTTTCTTATTGCATTTCGAGCCTCCGTATTTtgcctaatttaattttatttcctaATTTCGTGAATTTTCATTTTACCACCGCCGGATCAAATCAAATTTGagtaaattataataatgacttttaatatttaacctttatagttatataaatatttttgacgttcttaaaatgatattaattttttttattgtaaaagatgaaaaaaggaattttttatttttaaaggattAAAAGTGAATATATAAAAACTTTATAATTATTATCGTAAatacttaatttgtttttacaatcatcatatcatattttaagttttacttttacaaaatcataatatttacCTTAAATTCCAGAAACAAATATCTAAGagagttttcagttttgaacaaaaatatattaatgttttttttttatttgaaaatttatattttatttttttcaattttcctgTTATCTCAACCAAGCTCCACCCTGCTGTGACAGTACTGATATTTTCTGCCCGTTGCACTCTCCGGTGCCACCCCACGCCCCAACAACGCCGATAAGACCCGCCGCCGGCTCTTGACtatcagagagaaagagagagagagagagagagggagagttcATGGGCATCTTGAAACCCTAAACCCTTATGAGAAGAAGCAGATAGAACCATGTCAATCTTTCATCTTCCAAGGCTCCCCTCTCACTTCCCCATCTTCATCTGCTCGAAGCCCATATTGCCCGCCGCCGCCGCACTCTTCTCCTCCCCCAAAACCAACCCAATCTCCCACTTCTCCTCAATCCCAACTCTCTCCACTCTCCCCTTACAAACCCCCGAAAATCTCTCCCCCTCGGAAGAGCCCCACCTCGAGATTCCGATAGACAAGCTCTTTGTCCCGCCCGAAACCGACGTTTCACCCCAAAACGCGCCCCTGAGCTCGAGAATCTTGAAGGGTTCCAACATCGTGCTGAGCAAGTACGCCGGGGACGCCCAGGTGTCGCAGGCGGAGTTCGTGAAGAGCAGTGTTCGGACAGAGGATTGTCCCTCCGACGGGATGCCGGAGTTCGCGCTTGTGGGGCGCTCAAATGTCGGGAAATCTTCGCTGCTCAATTCGCTTGTTAGGCGGAAGAAGCTCGCTCTGACTTCGAAGAAGCCCGGTGAGCAAtgtgtttgattttcttttgatagtACTACATTTTATATGCAAATTAGCTTGTTTTGTAGATCAGCAAGTCTTTTAGCAGCTCATTCaatttgttctctctctctctatatatgttGAAATTAAAGCTATAGTCTAGCATTGGGTTTGGAGTATGGAATCGCGAATTTCAAATGGCTTTTTAGTTTGGGGCTTCAGTTCAATTTAAGATTGGCTGGAACTGGATGTATGAGGCTGCAAATCTTAATGGGACGCTAATAGTATTCATGGCTCGATGACGAGAGACATTCAAGGGGAATCTTGATGTGGGATTTCAGT
This genomic stretch from Diospyros lotus cultivar Yz01 chromosome 1, ASM1463336v1, whole genome shotgun sequence harbors:
- the LOC127790478 gene encoding GTP-binding protein At2g22870 gives rise to the protein MSIFHLPRLPSHFPIFICSKPILPAAAALFSSPKTNPISHFSSIPTLSTLPLQTPENLSPSEEPHLEIPIDKLFVPPETDVSPQNAPLSSRILKGSNIVLSKYAGDAQVSQAEFVKSSVRTEDCPSDGMPEFALVGRSNVGKSSLLNSLVRRKKLALTSKKPGKTQCINHFRINDSWYLVDLPGYGFAAAPQELRTDWDKFTKDYFLNRSTLVSVFLLIDASIPVKTIDLEYASWLGQNQIPMTLIFTKCDKRKKKKNGGKRPEENVLDFQDLIRDFFQTVPPWIMTSSVTNQGRDEILLHMAQLRNYWRKH